Genomic window (Deinococcus arcticus):
TAGCGGCTGACCTGAACGCGCCCCGCGTGCTGGTCCTGAACGCGTCCTATGAACCGCTGCATGTCACGAGTGCCAAGCGGGCCATCACGCTCATTCAGTACGGCGTGGCGGAAATTCTGGAGAACAGTGAGGACGTGGTGCGCTCGCCCAGCACGGTCATGAGCGTGCCCAGCGTGATTCGCCTGCGGCGCTACGTGCGCCGGCCCCGCGTGCATCCGGTGCCCTTTAACCGGCGCAACGTGCTGCGGCGCGACACCTTTACCTGCCAGTACTGCGGCGCCCCCGATGAACTGACCCTGGACCACGTGCTGCCCCGCTCGCGTGGCGGGCGCCACACCTGGGACAACGTGGTGACCGCCTGCCGCACCTGCAACCAGCGCAAGGGCAACCGCACCCCCGAAGAGGCCGCCATGCCCCTGCGCACCCGCCCCCGCGCCCCCAGCTTCGGGGTGTATGCCCACGGGCAGTTTGCCCACTGGCAGCCGCAGTGGACCCGGTATCTGGGGGGGTGAAGGGGCACGGGCTATGGGCCATGAGCCATGGGGCAAGTGCTGGCCCTGTGGCTCTTTGCTTTGGGGCTGGATTGAGGGGGCATTCCATCCTCACCGTCCAGACCTCAGGGCTCAGGGCTCAA
Coding sequences:
- a CDS encoding HNH endonuclease yields the protein MISRKDVQPEPRRPTVAADLNAPRVLVLNASYEPLHVTSAKRAITLIQYGVAEILENSEDVVRSPSTVMSVPSVIRLRRYVRRPRVHPVPFNRRNVLRRDTFTCQYCGAPDELTLDHVLPRSRGGRHTWDNVVTACRTCNQRKGNRTPEEAAMPLRTRPRAPSFGVYAHGQFAHWQPQWTRYLGG